From a region of the Helianthus annuus cultivar XRQ/B chromosome 5, HanXRQr2.0-SUNRISE, whole genome shotgun sequence genome:
- the LOC110943611 gene encoding uncharacterized protein LOC110943611, which produces MTREEARHQENQSRFLEHETFMKNQSMAFQNLEMTVGVMSEKLSQRPPGGLPSSTEGNPNATAKAVTTRSGRGAVEVEPVVDEDPEVDEVIEMETPAGKVHPRLRPASTAQSSGSLVEKKDAEKEPMRVYKPTLPHPGRLVKGKDAEQYGRFMEMLKKLHVNIPLVEALAKMPKYAKFLKDILTNKKKLEDLSTVTLSEECSAVVQNKLPKKMTDPGSFTIPCLIGNLTVSNALADLGASINLMPYSIFAKLDLGEPSPTRMSIQLADRSVKFPRGIVENMLVKVDKFVFPVDFVILDMDEDSEVPLILGRPFLATTRALIDVYDGKLTLRVDEDEVTFDIQRSMRHTQQHDDTLYFIDTFMSHVGGLLSEIYGRDASDTHDASVDDQGSEVTELDVEQDPLLQATEPSPRFEVFEVIEEEEIPKERPSVEAPPPLELKELPSHLEYAFLGEGSQLPVIISAGLTEEEKKKLMSVLREHKQAIAWKLMDIKGINPSFCTHRILMEEEFKPMVQPQRRLNSNMQEVVKKEVIKLLDAGLIYPISDSAWVSPVQVVPKKGGMTVVVNDRNELIPTRTVTGWRV; this is translated from the coding sequence ATGACCAGAGAGGAGGCACGACATCAGGAGAACCAATCGCGATTCTTGGAGCATGAGACTTTCATGAAGAATCAGAGCATGGCTTTCCAGAATCTTGAGATGACTGTAGGTGTGATGTCAGAGAAGTTGAGTCAGAGACCCCCTGGTGGTCTCCCTAGTAGCACTGAGGGTAATCCAAATGCCACTGCAAAGGCTGTTACTACGAGGAGTGGTCGAGGAGCTGTAGAGGTCGAGCCGGTAGTCGATGAGGACCCGGAGGTCGACGAGGTGATTGAGATGGAGACCCCTGCTGGCAAAGTGCACCCTAGgctgcgcccagcaagtacagcacagtCCAGCGGGTCTCTAGTAGAGAAGAAGGATGCAGAGAAGGAGCCGATGAGGGTGTACAAGCCGACACTCCCTCACCCTGGTAGGTTAGTGAAGGGTAAGGACGCGGAGCAGTATGGTCGTTTCATGGAGATGCTGAAGAAGTTACACGTGAACATCCCGCTCGTCGAGGCTTTGGCgaagatgccaaagtatgcgaagtTTTTGAAGGATATTCTTACGAATAAGAAGAAACTAGAGGATCTTTCGACTGTCACCCTGAGTGAGGAGTGTTCTGCTGTCgtgcagaacaagctgccaaagaAAATGACTGATCCTGGTAGCTTTACCATCCCATGTCTGATTGGGAATCTTACTGTCAGTAATGCGCTTGCTGACCTAGGTGCTAGCATAAATCTCATGCCCTATTCCATTTTCGCTAAGCTTGACCTAGGAGAGCCTTCCCCTACGCGCATGAGTATTCAGCTCGCCGATCGATCGGTGAAGTTTCCTAGGGGCATCGTGGAGAACATGTTGGTGAAGGTCGACAAATTCGTGTTTCCAGttgacttcgtcatccttgacaTGGACGAGGACTCTGAGGTCCCACTGATATTAGGTCGTCCATTCCTTGCCACGACACGAGCACTCATTGACGTGTACGACGGCAAgttgactcttcgagtagatgaggatgagGTCACATTCGACATTCAGCGTTCTATGAGGCATACCCAGCAGCATGATGACACTCTATACTTTATCGATACTTTTATGTCACATGTGGGTGGCCTTCTCAGTGAGATTTATGGGAGAGATGCGTCTGATACGCATGATGCTAGTGTGGATGATCAGGGGAGTGAGGTCACTGAGTTAGATGTTGAGCAGGACCCTCTGTTGCAGGCTACCGAGCCTTCCCCTAGATTCGAGGTGTTTGAGGTTATCGAGGAGGAGGAGATTCCGAAGGAGAGACCGTCTGTTGAGGCACCCCCGCCCCTGGAGTTGAAGGAGTTGCCGTCTCATCTGGAGTACGCATTCTTGGGCGAGGGATCGCAGTTACCCGTCATCATTTCTGCTGGATTGACggaggaggagaagaagaagCTGATGAGTGTTTTGAGAGAGCACAAGCAGGCTATTGCGTGGAAGCTGATGGACATCAAGGGTATTAACCCTTCGTTTTGCACGCACAGGATTTTGATGGAAGAGGAGTTCAAGCCGATGGTTCAGCCTCAGAGAAGGCTAAACTCTAATATGCAAGAGGTTGTGAAGAAAGAGGTGATTAAGTTGCTGGATGCAGGACTGATTTACCCGATTTCGGACTCTGCATGGGTGAGTCCCGTCCAGGTGGTCCCCAAGAAGGGGGGTATGACAGTGGTCGTCAACGATAGGAATGAGTTGATACCCACCCGGACCGTCACCGGCTGGCGAGTTTGA